A genomic segment from Pseudomonas sp. S09G 359 encodes:
- a CDS encoding extracellular solute-binding protein translates to MLAPKRLLTALALTLIGSTTVQAADEVVVYSSRIDELIKPVFDAYTKKTGVQVKFITDKEAPLMQRIKAEGENATADLLLTVDAGNLWQAEQMGILQPFTSAVIDKNIPLQYRSSTHAWTGLSLRARTIAYSTDRVKPGDLTTYEALADKQWEGRLCLRTAKKVYNQSLTATLIETHGAAKTEEIVKGWVNNLSTDVFSDDIAVLEAINAGQCDVGIVNTYYYGRLHKQNPALAVKLFWPNQGDRGVHVNLSGIGLTKHAPHPEAAKALVEWMTTAEAQQIFADVNQEFPANPAVPPSAEVATWGKFVADTLPVEVAGKRQAEAIRLMDRAGWN, encoded by the coding sequence ATGTTGGCACCCAAGCGCCTCCTGACTGCCCTGGCACTCACCCTGATCGGCAGCACCACCGTGCAGGCCGCCGACGAAGTGGTGGTCTACTCCTCGCGCATCGACGAACTGATCAAGCCGGTGTTCGACGCCTACACCAAAAAGACCGGCGTGCAGGTGAAGTTCATCACCGACAAGGAAGCCCCGCTGATGCAGCGCATCAAGGCCGAGGGCGAAAACGCCACCGCCGACCTGCTGCTGACTGTGGATGCCGGCAACCTCTGGCAGGCCGAGCAGATGGGCATCCTGCAACCGTTCACCTCCGCAGTGATCGACAAGAACATTCCCCTGCAATACCGCTCCTCAACCCACGCCTGGACCGGCTTGAGCCTGCGCGCGCGGACCATCGCCTATTCCACCGACCGGGTAAAACCAGGTGACCTGACCACCTACGAAGCCCTGGCCGACAAGCAGTGGGAAGGCCGTCTGTGCCTGCGCACGGCGAAAAAGGTCTACAACCAGTCGCTGACCGCCACCCTGATCGAAACCCATGGCGCGGCCAAGACCGAAGAAATCGTCAAGGGCTGGGTCAACAACCTGTCCACCGACGTGTTCTCCGATGACATCGCCGTGCTCGAAGCGATCAACGCCGGGCAGTGCGACGTAGGCATCGTCAACACCTACTACTACGGCCGCTTGCACAAGCAGAACCCGGCGCTGGCGGTGAAGCTGTTTTGGCCGAACCAGGGCGACCGTGGCGTGCACGTGAACCTGTCGGGCATCGGCCTGACCAAACATGCGCCGCACCCGGAAGCGGCCAAGGCGCTGGTGGAGTGGATGACCACGGCCGAGGCGCAACAGATTTTTGCCGATGTGAACCAGGAATTCCCGGCCAACCCGGCGGTACCGCCGTCGGCCGAAGTGGCGACCTGGGGCAAGTTCGTCGCGGATACCTTGCCGGTGGAAGTGGCGGGCAAGCGCCAGGCTGAGGCGATCCGCTTGATGGATCGCGCTGGCTGGAACTAA
- a CDS encoding 2-octaprenyl-3-methyl-6-methoxy-1,4-benzoquinol hydroxylase: MRADVLIVGAGMVGSALALALQGSGLQVLLLDGSPLSVKPFDRDAAFEPRVSALSAASQRILERLGVWDGIVSRRASSYGEMQVWDGSGTGQIHFSAASVHAEVLGHIVENRVVQDALLDRLHDCDLGLLANARLEQMRRSGDDWLLTLADGRKLRAPLVVAADGANSAVRRLTGTATREWDYLHNAIVTSVRSSQPHQRTAWQRFTDTGPLAFLPLVRDGQEDWCSIVWSTTPAESERLMALDDESFCRELERAFEGRLGEVISADPRVCVPLRQRHAKRYVAEGLALIGDAAHVIHPLAGQGVNLGFLDAAVLAEVLLAATERGERLADVKVLSRYERRRMPHNLALMAAMEGFERLFQADQLPLRWLRNAGLKLVDQMPEAKAVFVRQALGLTGDLPDLAKP; encoded by the coding sequence ATGCGCGCAGATGTGCTGATTGTCGGGGCCGGAATGGTCGGAAGCGCCCTGGCGCTGGCGTTGCAGGGCAGTGGCCTGCAAGTGCTGCTGCTCGACGGCAGCCCGTTGAGCGTCAAGCCGTTCGACCGTGATGCGGCCTTCGAACCGCGGGTGAGCGCCTTGTCGGCCGCCAGCCAGCGCATCCTCGAGCGCCTGGGTGTGTGGGACGGGATTGTCTCGCGGCGTGCCAGCTCTTACGGCGAGATGCAGGTGTGGGATGGCAGCGGCACCGGGCAGATCCACTTTTCGGCGGCCAGCGTGCATGCCGAAGTGCTGGGGCATATCGTCGAGAACCGTGTGGTGCAGGATGCCTTGCTCGACCGCCTGCACGACTGCGACCTCGGCCTGCTGGCCAATGCGCGCTTGGAGCAGATGCGTCGCTCCGGTGATGACTGGCTGCTGACCCTCGCCGATGGCCGCAAGCTGCGTGCACCGTTGGTGGTGGCTGCCGACGGCGCCAACTCCGCCGTGCGCCGCCTGACCGGCACCGCAACCCGCGAATGGGACTACCTGCACAACGCCATTGTTACCAGCGTGCGCAGCAGCCAGCCGCACCAGCGCACGGCATGGCAGCGCTTTACCGATACCGGCCCGCTGGCATTTTTGCCGCTGGTGCGCGACGGCCAGGAGGACTGGTGCTCGATCGTGTGGTCGACCACGCCGGCTGAATCCGAACGCCTGATGGCGTTGGATGATGAAAGCTTCTGCCGCGAGCTGGAGCGCGCGTTTGAAGGGCGCCTGGGTGAAGTGATCAGCGCCGACCCGCGTGTGTGCGTGCCGTTGCGCCAGCGTCATGCCAAGCGCTACGTGGCCGAAGGCCTGGCACTGATTGGCGATGCCGCCCACGTGATCCACCCGTTGGCCGGGCAGGGCGTGAACCTGGGTTTCCTCGATGCGGCGGTGCTGGCTGAAGTGCTGTTGGCGGCGACCGAGCGCGGTGAACGCCTGGCGGATGTGAAAGTGCTGAGCCGCTACGAGCGTCGGCGCATGCCGCATAACCTGGCGTTGATGGCAGCGATGGAGGGCTTTGAACGCCTGTTCCAGGCCGATCAGCTGCCGTTGCGTTGGTTGCGCAATGCGGGGTTGAAGCTGGTGGACCAGATGCCCGAAGCCAAGGCCGTGTTTGTGCGCCAGGCCCTCGGCCTCACCGGCGACCTGCCAGACCTCGCCAAGCCCTGA
- a CDS encoding DUF4442 domain-containing protein, translating to MRKWLIERLGKARLLRWIMTLYPPYLGAGVSVQHMSADFRQVKVRMGLGWYNRNYVGTQFGGSLYSMVDPFYMLMLMENLGRDYIVWDKAASIDFVSPGKGPVYAEFSIDEALLDEIRQQTEGGEKYLPHLKVQIHDGSGTLVARVDKTLYVRRKPPAKQA from the coding sequence ATGCGTAAGTGGTTGATCGAGCGCCTGGGCAAGGCGCGGTTGTTGCGCTGGATCATGACCCTGTACCCGCCGTATCTGGGCGCCGGTGTCAGCGTGCAGCACATGAGTGCCGATTTTCGGCAGGTGAAAGTGCGCATGGGCCTGGGCTGGTACAACCGCAATTACGTCGGCACGCAGTTTGGCGGCAGCCTGTATTCGATGGTCGACCCGTTCTACATGTTGATGCTGATGGAGAACCTGGGCCGCGACTACATCGTCTGGGACAAAGCCGCGAGCATCGACTTCGTGTCCCCGGGCAAAGGCCCGGTGTACGCCGAGTTTTCCATCGACGAAGCCTTGCTGGACGAGATTCGTCAACAGACCGAAGGTGGCGAGAAATACCTGCCCCACCTCAAGGTGCAGATTCATGACGGCTCCGGCACCCTGGTGGCGCGGGTCGACAAAACCCTTTACGTGCGGCGCAAGCCGCCAGCAAAGCAGGCTTAA
- the ubiH gene encoding 2-octaprenyl-6-methoxyphenyl hydroxylase — MSRVNLAIIGGGLVGASLALALQAGAKARGWKIVLIEPFAPGDSYQPSYDARSSALSFGARQIYQRLGVWQDISRRAEPIKQIHVSDRGRFSTARLSALEEGVPALGYVVENAWLGQCLWQGLDKDVVSWRCPAEVTRMEPLPDGYRLTLNDETVLECDLAVLADGGRSGLREQLGIGVKTRPYNQSALIANITPSEAHNGEAFERFTDEGPMALLPLPDNRCALVWTRIGMDAQRLANLDERSFLSELQGVFGYRLGTLKQVGARHLYPLTLVEAEEQVRSHLAVLGNAAHSLHPIAGQGFNLSLRDANALADALLAGPQVPGDLATLQNYRERQRLDQKLTVGFSDQVTRLFGSAQPLVALGRNMGLLGLDLLPPAKRWFARQAMGLGTRPDA; from the coding sequence ATGAGCCGGGTCAACCTGGCGATTATCGGCGGCGGCCTGGTGGGCGCCAGCCTGGCGCTGGCGTTGCAGGCCGGGGCCAAGGCGCGTGGCTGGAAAATCGTGCTGATCGAACCCTTCGCCCCGGGTGACAGTTACCAGCCGAGCTACGATGCGCGCTCCTCTGCGCTGTCGTTTGGCGCGCGGCAGATCTACCAGCGCCTGGGCGTCTGGCAGGACATCTCGCGCCGCGCCGAGCCGATCAAGCAGATCCACGTGTCGGACCGTGGGCGTTTCTCCACCGCGCGCTTGTCCGCCTTGGAAGAAGGCGTGCCGGCCCTCGGTTATGTGGTGGAAAACGCCTGGCTCGGCCAATGCCTGTGGCAGGGCCTGGATAAAGACGTGGTGAGCTGGCGCTGCCCGGCGGAAGTCACGCGCATGGAACCGTTGCCCGACGGCTATCGCCTGACCCTCAACGATGAAACCGTGCTGGAATGCGACCTCGCGGTGCTGGCCGATGGCGGCCGCTCCGGCTTGCGTGAGCAACTGGGTATCGGCGTCAAAACCCGCCCGTACAACCAGAGCGCGCTGATCGCCAACATCACCCCAAGCGAAGCCCACAACGGCGAAGCCTTCGAGCGCTTCACCGATGAAGGCCCGATGGCCCTGCTGCCGCTGCCGGACAACCGCTGCGCGCTGGTCTGGACCCGCATCGGCATGGACGCCCAGCGCCTGGCCAACCTCGACGAGCGCAGTTTCCTGAGCGAATTGCAGGGCGTGTTCGGCTACCGCCTGGGCACCCTCAAGCAAGTTGGCGCGCGCCACCTGTACCCGCTGACCCTGGTGGAAGCCGAGGAGCAAGTGCGCTCGCACCTCGCCGTGCTCGGCAATGCCGCCCACAGCCTGCACCCGATTGCCGGGCAGGGGTTCAACCTGTCCCTGCGTGATGCCAACGCCTTGGCTGACGCCTTGTTGGCCGGGCCCCAGGTGCCGGGCGACCTGGCCACCCTGCAAAACTATCGTGAGCGTCAGCGTCTTGATCAGAAATTGACCGTGGGCTTTTCCGATCAGGTCACGCGGCTGTTCGGCAGTGCGCAGCCGCTGGTTGCGCTGGGCCGCAATATGGGCCTGCTGGGCCTCGATCTGCTACCGCCGGCCAAGCGCTGGTTCGCCCGTCAGGCCATGGGCCTGGGCACGCGCCCCGATGCGTAA
- the pepP gene encoding Xaa-Pro aminopeptidase, giving the protein MIHIPKAEYTRRRKALMAQMEPNSIAILPAAAVAIRNRDVEHVYRQDSDFQYLSGFPEPEAVIVLMPGRLHGEYVLFCRERNAERELWDGLRAGTEGAIRDFGADDAFPITDIDDILPGLIEGRDRVYSAMGSNAEFDRHVMEWINVIRSKAHLGAQPPNEFVALDHLLHDMRLYKSAAEVKVMREAARISCAAHVKAMQASRAGLHEFSLEAELDYEFRKGGAKMPAYGSIVAAGRNSCILHYQQNDAVLKDGDLVLIDAGCEIDCYASDITRTWPVNGKFSPEQKAIYEIVLASQEAAFAEIAPNKHWNQAHEATVQVITAGLVKLGLLQGDVGELIASEAYKPFYMHRAGHWLGMDVHDVGEYKVGGEWRVLEVGMALTVEPGIYISPDNQSVAKKWRGIGVRIEDDVVVTKQGCEILTGGVPKAVADIEALMAAAR; this is encoded by the coding sequence ATGATCCATATCCCCAAAGCGGAATACACCCGGCGCCGCAAGGCGCTCATGGCGCAGATGGAACCCAACAGCATCGCGATCCTGCCGGCCGCTGCCGTGGCTATCCGCAACCGCGATGTGGAACACGTCTACCGCCAGGACAGCGACTTCCAGTACCTCAGCGGCTTCCCCGAACCGGAAGCGGTGATCGTGCTGATGCCCGGTCGCCTGCATGGTGAGTACGTGCTGTTCTGTCGCGAACGCAACGCCGAACGCGAACTGTGGGACGGCCTGCGCGCCGGCACCGAAGGCGCGATTCGTGACTTTGGTGCCGACGACGCGTTCCCCATCACCGACATCGACGACATCCTGCCCGGCCTGATCGAAGGCCGCGACCGGGTGTATTCGGCCATGGGCAGCAACGCCGAATTCGACCGGCATGTGATGGAGTGGATCAACGTGATCCGCTCTAAAGCGCACCTCGGCGCCCAGCCGCCGAACGAATTTGTTGCCTTGGATCATCTGCTTCACGACATGCGCCTGTATAAATCGGCGGCAGAAGTGAAGGTGATGCGCGAGGCTGCGCGAATTTCCTGCGCGGCCCACGTGAAGGCCATGCAAGCCAGCCGCGCCGGTTTGCATGAGTTCAGCCTGGAAGCCGAGCTGGATTACGAATTTCGCAAGGGCGGCGCCAAGATGCCGGCCTATGGCTCCATCGTCGCCGCCGGGCGCAACAGCTGCATCCTGCATTACCAGCAGAATGACGCGGTGCTCAAGGACGGCGACCTGGTGCTGATCGACGCCGGGTGCGAGATCGACTGCTACGCCAGCGACATCACCCGCACCTGGCCGGTCAACGGCAAGTTTTCGCCGGAACAGAAGGCGATCTACGAGATTGTGCTGGCCTCCCAGGAAGCCGCCTTTGCCGAGATCGCGCCGAACAAACATTGGAACCAGGCCCATGAGGCGACGGTGCAGGTCATCACCGCCGGGCTGGTCAAGCTGGGGCTGCTGCAGGGCGATGTCGGCGAGCTGATCGCCAGCGAAGCCTACAAGCCGTTCTACATGCACCGCGCCGGCCACTGGCTGGGCATGGATGTGCACGACGTGGGCGAGTACAAGGTGGGCGGCGAGTGGCGTGTGCTGGAAGTCGGCATGGCGTTGACCGTGGAGCCGGGGATCTACATTTCGCCGGACAACCAGAGCGTGGCGAAGAAATGGCGTGGCATTGGCGTGCGCATCGAGGACGACGTGGTAGTGACCAAGCAAGGCTGTGAAATTCTGACCGGCGGCGTGCCCAAGGCTGTCGCCGACATTGAAGCGCTGATGGCGGCGGCCCGATGA
- a CDS encoding YecA family protein yields MPIQNSPYDAFSKLLSTSGHPCSPAELHGVLLGRSCTGVGFDADNWLADVAELLEKEPEDNVRNALIGLQEMVKGELTGDDVTVVLLLPTDDAPLAERAAALGQWCQGFLHGFGVNASGLELSTDAKEVLQDLAAISQVQDALEESEDGEGDYMEVMEYLRVAPLLLFTETKKSAEPAAPKPSLH; encoded by the coding sequence ATGCCCATTCAGAACTCCCCGTACGACGCTTTTTCCAAACTGCTGAGCACCAGCGGCCACCCTTGCTCGCCTGCCGAACTGCACGGCGTGTTGCTGGGCCGCAGCTGCACTGGCGTAGGCTTTGATGCCGACAACTGGCTGGCCGATGTGGCCGAGTTGTTGGAGAAAGAGCCAGAAGACAACGTGCGCAATGCGCTGATCGGCCTGCAGGAAATGGTCAAGGGCGAGCTGACCGGTGATGATGTCACCGTGGTCCTGCTGCTGCCGACCGATGACGCACCGCTCGCCGAACGCGCTGCTGCACTGGGCCAATGGTGCCAGGGCTTTCTCCATGGTTTCGGCGTGAACGCCAGCGGCCTGGAATTGAGCACCGATGCCAAGGAAGTGCTGCAGGACCTGGCAGCCATCTCCCAGGTGCAAGACGCCCTGGAAGAGTCCGAGGACGGCGAAGGCGACTACATGGAAGTCATGGAATACCTGCGCGTTGCGCCGCTGCTGCTGTTCACCGAGACCAAGAAGTCCGCCGAACCCGCTGCGCCAAAGCCGTCGCTGCACTAA
- a CDS encoding TIGR02449 family protein, with translation MEDTDLQALMARLELLITRVEQLKSQNGLLLAQEKTWREERAHLIEKNEIARRKVESMISRLKALEQDS, from the coding sequence ATGGAAGACACCGACCTGCAAGCGCTGATGGCCAGACTCGAATTGCTAATTACCCGGGTCGAGCAACTTAAGAGTCAAAATGGACTCCTACTAGCTCAGGAAAAAACCTGGCGCGAGGAACGCGCTCACCTCATTGAAAAAAACGAAATCGCCCGGCGTAAGGTCGAATCGATGATTTCGCGCCTGAAGGCCCTGGAGCAAGACTCATGA
- a CDS encoding cell division protein ZapA → MSSSNSVTVQILDKEYSIICPQEERNNLVSAARYLDGKMREIRSSGKVIGADRIAVMAALNITHDLLHKQERPDVQASGSTREQVRDLLERVDLVLSSDSDAPKG, encoded by the coding sequence ATGAGTTCAAGCAATAGCGTCACCGTGCAGATCCTCGACAAAGAGTATTCGATCATCTGCCCCCAGGAAGAGCGTAACAACCTGGTGAGCGCCGCCCGTTACCTGGATGGCAAGATGCGTGAAATCCGCAGCAGCGGCAAAGTCATCGGCGCCGACCGCATCGCCGTGATGGCCGCGTTGAATATCACCCACGATCTGCTGCATAAGCAGGAACGCCCTGACGTGCAGGCCAGCGGCTCGACCCGCGAGCAGGTGCGTGACCTGCTGGAACGCGTGGATCTGGTGCTTTCCAGCGATTCAGACGCACCCAAGGGCTGA
- a CDS encoding 5-formyltetrahydrofolate cyclo-ligase, translating into MTEPAPLSRPQLRRMLRKARRALTPSEQHKAAQGLYRQLAQHPLFRRAKHISLYLPTDGEIDPRLVLRAAQRRGKATYLPVLSAWPRTKMVFQRVRPGEKLLPNRFRILEPRVNISRQRKVWALDLVLLPLVGFDDAGGRLGMGGGFYDRSLAYLARRQSWRKPTLLGLAHECQKVQRLVQASWDVPLAGTVTDKSWYIAETPLESAAP; encoded by the coding sequence ATGACCGAACCTGCGCCGCTTTCTCGTCCGCAACTTCGACGCATGTTGCGCAAGGCCCGCCGCGCCCTCACGCCGAGCGAGCAGCACAAGGCCGCCCAAGGCCTGTATCGGCAACTGGCACAGCACCCGCTGTTTCGCCGGGCCAAACATATTTCTTTATATCTACCGACGGACGGTGAAATCGATCCGCGCCTGGTGCTGCGTGCGGCGCAGCGCCGGGGCAAGGCCACCTACCTGCCGGTGCTCAGCGCCTGGCCACGCACCAAGATGGTGTTCCAGCGCGTGCGGCCTGGGGAAAAGCTGCTGCCCAACCGCTTTCGCATCCTTGAGCCACGGGTGAATATCAGCCGGCAACGCAAAGTGTGGGCGCTGGACCTGGTGTTGCTGCCATTGGTGGGGTTCGATGATGCAGGTGGGCGCCTGGGCATGGGCGGTGGGTTCTATGACCGCAGCCTCGCCTACCTGGCCCGTCGCCAAAGCTGGCGCAAGCCGACGCTGCTGGGGCTGGCCCATGAATGTCAAAAAGTACAACGGCTGGTGCAGGCGAGCTGGGATGTGCCGTTGGCGGGCACCGTCACCGATAAGAGCTGGTATATCGCAGAAACGCCGCTGGAATCAGCGGCGCCTTGA
- a CDS encoding EVE domain-containing protein: protein MAYWLMKSEPDELSIKGLEKLGEARWDGVRNYQARNFLRAMAVGDQFFFYHSSCPEPGIAGIGKIVEAAYPDPTALEPDSHYFDAKATTEKNPWSAINVAHVQTFPKVLGLGYLKQQTALAELPLVQKGSRLSVMPVTAEQWAAVLALR from the coding sequence ATGGCCTACTGGCTGATGAAATCCGAGCCCGACGAACTCTCCATCAAGGGCCTGGAAAAGCTGGGCGAAGCGCGCTGGGACGGGGTGCGCAACTATCAGGCGCGAAACTTCCTACGCGCCATGGCAGTGGGTGACCAGTTCTTCTTCTACCACTCCAGTTGCCCGGAGCCTGGGATTGCCGGCATCGGAAAAATCGTAGAAGCGGCTTACCCGGATCCTACAGCGCTGGAGCCGGACAGCCACTACTTCGATGCCAAGGCCACCACGGAAAAAAACCCCTGGAGTGCAATCAATGTGGCCCATGTGCAAACCTTCCCCAAGGTATTGGGCCTCGGCTACCTCAAGCAACAGACCGCACTCGCCGAACTGCCCCTGGTGCAAAAAGGCAGCCGCCTCTCGGTGATGCCGGTTACCGCTGAGCAATGGGCGGCGGTACTTGCACTGCGCTGA
- a CDS encoding HlyD family secretion protein, whose amino-acid sequence MSTNHHQSRFFAIALLALLLGAGGFGYWKSTQDRLPEGLSMGNGRLESTEVQIAAKIPGRLAEVRVDEGDKVLKGQLLARMDTRTLEAQRAQAEAEVLRAKENFAAAEANVQLRQSEQLLANQELKRTQELYKRGFASSQLIDQQQARQNTGNAAVIAAQAQVNSVKAAIGAAQAQVAQLTSEIDDSSLRAPIDGIIQLRLAEPGEVLGAGGRVLLLIDPEDQYMNLYLPASVTGRLTVGSEARVLLDALPDQPLPARISFVAAKSQFTPKEVETRDERQKLVFRVKLRLTHPSAVPQAKPGMPGAGYVRTADIDWPANLQ is encoded by the coding sequence ATGTCGACGAATCACCATCAATCGCGTTTTTTCGCTATCGCACTGCTTGCCCTGTTGCTGGGCGCGGGTGGCTTCGGTTACTGGAAATCCACCCAGGACCGCCTGCCCGAAGGCTTGAGCATGGGCAACGGCCGGCTGGAATCCACCGAAGTGCAGATCGCCGCCAAGATCCCGGGGCGCCTGGCCGAAGTGCGCGTGGACGAAGGCGACAAGGTGCTCAAGGGCCAACTGCTGGCGCGCATGGACACCCGCACCCTCGAGGCCCAGCGCGCCCAGGCTGAAGCCGAGGTGCTGCGCGCCAAGGAAAACTTCGCCGCCGCCGAGGCCAATGTGCAGTTGCGCCAGAGCGAGCAGTTGCTCGCCAACCAGGAACTCAAGCGTACCCAGGAACTGTACAAGCGCGGCTTCGCCAGCAGCCAGTTGATCGACCAGCAGCAGGCGCGTCAGAACACCGGCAACGCCGCCGTGATCGCCGCGCAAGCCCAGGTCAACTCGGTGAAAGCCGCCATCGGCGCTGCCCAGGCCCAGGTGGCGCAACTCACCAGCGAAATCGACGACAGCAGCCTGCGTGCGCCCATCGACGGGATTATCCAACTGCGCCTGGCCGAGCCGGGTGAAGTGCTGGGCGCCGGCGGGCGCGTGTTATTGCTGATCGACCCCGAGGATCAGTACATGAACCTCTACCTGCCGGCTTCCGTCACCGGGCGCCTGACCGTCGGCAGCGAAGCGCGGGTATTGCTCGACGCCCTGCCCGACCAGCCGCTGCCGGCCAGGATCAGCTTTGTCGCGGCCAAATCCCAGTTCACCCCCAAGGAAGTCGAAACCCGCGACGAGCGCCAGAAACTGGTGTTTCGCGTCAAACTGCGCCTCACCCACCCTAGCGCCGTGCCGCAGGCCAAGCCGGGCATGCCCGGCGCCGGCTATGTGCGCACAGCGGATATCGACTGGCCGGCCAACCTGCAATGA